GATAGCTGAGGTGAAAGGAGGAGCAGACCAAGGTCTTGGTCGTGTCGGGCAGAGTCTAAGCATCATGGGTTGGGTCCGGACACTTCGGTCTCAGAGTAGTGTCACGTTCATCGAGGTGGATTCTCTAATCCCGGTTTACTTACCGCCGGTTTAATTTAATTGACTGCTCACAAGGttttggtttgaaatttttgtttttaagataaACGATGGTTCATGCTTATCAAACTTGCAATGTGTGATGAATCCTGACGCAGAGGGTTATGATCAGGTAATCACTTGTCATTTAGTTTAATTGAAGAGAGACATTTTCATTGCTTGTGACTTGATTAGGAGCCTCTAAAGTCTTGGACTTTTGTATATAAACCTTATGATATGTTAGGTAGAATCTGGTTCGGTGTTGACTGGAGCATCGATATCTGTACAAGGTACTATTGTGGCCAGCCAGGGAACAAAGCAAAAGGTGGAACTTAAGGTTGAGAAAATCATTGTGGTACGTCCTTTGCTTCTTCTACTTTTGGACCTCCTCCAACTTAAAGTTATTTTGTCACTTACTCTCACTTTATACCAGGTTGGCAAGTGTGACTCTTCCTATCCGATCCAGAAGAAGAGGGTCAGCCGGGAGTTCTTGAGAACCAAGGCTCATCTGCGTCCAAGAACCAATACTTTTGGGGCGGTAATGTTTCTTTCTTAGTTGTTTCCCTGCAACTTTCCTTTTTCGTTTACTTTGTTTGGTGTTTTTCCGGAGAAATATAAGCATGGCTATTGTTAGAAACTTTTGTTTGTCCTTTTAGGCCTTTCTTCTCTGATTGAACTTCTGTTGGTACTGTGTTGTGAAAAATAATCACATCCTGTGTGCTTAAACATATATGACGTCTTGTTTCAGGTGGCGAGAGTTAGGAATGCTCTGGCATATGCTACGCACAAGTTCTTTCAAGAAAGTGGATTTGTCTGGGTGGCAAGCCCAATTATCACGGCATCCGATTGTGAAGGAGCTGGAGAACAGTTCTGTGTCACCACACTCGTAAGCACCTTAACTCTCAACATCGCAATAATAATAACCCATTAACAGCTTGATTGCTTTCCACAAGTACTATTATTCTCAACTCAGAAAGGATATAATTGAATTACACCTAAACTGTACTTACACTTTTTTAGATTCCCAGCTCCCATGAGACCACAGATTCTTCCATTGATGCGATTCCTAAAACAAAGGGAGGGTTGGTCGATTGGTCTCAGGTGTGTGTTCCAGCTccatttcttttgtttcattgCAACTGGAAGAGATTTCATGGTTGTATTGTATTCACTCACTTCTCAGGACTTCTTTGGGAAGCCAGCGTTCTTGACAGTCTCTGGGCAACTCAATGGAGAAACTTATGCGACCGCTCTCTCAGATGTAAAACTTTTCGAGTGATCATCGGTTAGCTAGATTTTTTGGTTAGTAAGTGTCTGAGTTTCTCATATGTATGACTTCACAGGTATACACGTTTGGTCCTACATTTCGAGCTGAGAACTCCAACACTTCCAGGCACTTGGCTGAATTTTGGGTCAGCATTATTTCATCTTCCAGCCAAactcaaaattgaatttttctttcctatgtacattttttttctaaaaacctCCCTCTTTCTATGGATGTAAGATGATTGAACCAGAACTTGCTTTTGCCGATCTGAATGATGACATGGCCTGTGCTACCGCCTACCTCCAGTACGTCGTATGTTTCTCTCTCACTTTATTATATTTCCTTCCTTCAAGCTATATATATGATCTAGAATTAATATGATTGTAATTTGTCTCTTGATAGGTTAAATACGTTCTTGATAATTGCAAGGAAGACATGGAGTTTTTTGATACGTGGATTGAGAAAGGAATCATCCATCGCTTGAGTGTATGTCCTCTCTGAATTTCTCACTCTGTGATCAGAAAAGAAGGTTACGCAGTTAGCACTGGCTGATATTATGATCTAACTTGTGAAGGAGGTAGTTGAGAAAGAGTTTCTACAGCTGGGTTACACAGACGCCATTGAACTTCTTCTGAAAGCAAACAAGAAATTTGAATACCCGGTAAAGGCTTTACTTTCTTCTTTGGATTAGATTTGAGCTGCATATTTTGGCCGCTGAGCTAGTATAGATCTTGTTGTTGTAGGTGAAGTGGGGGCTCGATTTGCAGAGCGAGCATGAAAGGTATATAACTGAAGAGGCATTTGGGGGTCGCCCTGTGATAATAAGAGACTATCCGAAGGAGATAAAAGCGTTTTATATGCGTGAGAATGATGATGGGAAGACGGTGGCAGCAATGGATATGCTGGTGCCTCGGGTAAGAGTTTAGATTTTGCatttaacaaacaaaagaaaaactagtTTGTAATGAACcatggtaaaaaaaaagatagggGAGCTGATAGGTGGAAGCCAAAGAGAGGAAAGGCTTGAAGTGTTGGAAGCGAGGCTTGATGAGTTGAAACTCGACAAGGAGAGCTACTGGTGGTACCTCGACCTCCGCCGCTATGGTTCAGGTCTCTTTTCTGCTTCTGAATCACTTTTTCTTGAATCGTCATTAAATGGTTATGGAAGGGaaacaaaagatataaaaaattaGAGGCTGATGAAGTGTTTTTGTTATTGTGTGTAGTTCCTCACGCAGGCTTCGGGCTCGGGTTTGAGAGGCTGGTCCAGTTTGCCACTGGAATTGATAATATCAGAGACGTTATTCCTTTCCCGCGCTCACCTGGCTCTGCTGACTTCTGAATCATGTCTCATTTTCATTCTTTTACGCACCCTTTACctccatttctctctctctcttcatttCATCCAAATTCTTGTACTATTATGTGCCAATGTGCCATAAATAATAATcggtaaaaaagaaaagatttatCATATCACATTACAAAGGTTTTGTATTTGAGAAATACtctttaaaataacactaattaGGCTTTTGTTcgcaatttaaaaataattatactataataattgattgttatttatttttaattttaaattaaattataatttgtatgtataatttatattaataatattatattactttaattagacatataaatttagatatgttatatctagtcggttttgttgttatttttatagtcgatttaattattatttgtgtATATTAGATTGTATATGTTTCTCTGAAttcaactaaaatatttttttatgttaaatatattaaaattatgattaattttcatatttatatttacgttggttgttgtcttagatatgCAAATATATTTGAAGAAGATTATGCTTAACTTAAGATATAGTATCGTtagaatgaaatataaaataaactaaagtgtctgaTTCCAAATAAAGTAAATTAACATAACGATAGTATTCTATTTTTTCatgcataaatataaattttacaaaagaattaaattataacaattgattaatattttattttaatttgttaatatgttttgagtcatcccataatttacatttataaaataaatcattattacaaaattatatattcttattatatttaaatctatgattttagacATAATTTGGATTAGTCGagtcactcatgttgtgagtatattgagttgcatatattctttcaaattaaaactgaagtataattatttttattataattaagtaaaatcaaattaattttatttatcgtttaaatgtgcatgtagtttcataatatttatcaaattatatgttgattttttaaaacaaaatatcagaaaatatAGCAGTAATCAATATGAAGTTACATATATAAGTAACTAATACATTTTTGGaagctcatgaacacatatctatatttacaataattaaaatatttgataaattttaaataattttatgtctTAGATTTATTAAATGGTAAACTGAAGTTTAtttgggaaattgccacaaataccacattcatagtaccaatttttatgtttacactaaccacttttaccctcacttttaatgaagggtaaaatacaattatacccttagggttaactaatctaggcttagggtttagagttgaggtgtggggtagggtttttggaatgtgaaatttatgattctaataaatatataaataaattctaaaaaaatatataatattttttaaaaaataatttcaaacataattttcgtttttcaaaaagaaatttgaaaaaaaaattcaaaaaaaaattcaaaaaaaaaagatttctaaaaaagttcgaatttgaaaacataaaaaaaaaatatttttttttatttttttattttttttgattattttttttgattattttttttttttttattttttattttcttatttaaataattatttattatatatataaataacaatggcataagagtcttttgccacttagtgaagaatgtatttttgaaaatgtctcattagtggtggtaaaaatgaaagtGGTACcataaaaatggtaaacatgtaatttccccagtttattttaaataatcttaaaaatgaaaattaagatATGCTTTGGTATTATAATTATAGTCATATcaagttccacaaacataaaaatttaaaatttaaaagcaaatttaatattttgaaaacaaataatttcaataataataattgataatatatctACCTCGTTAAACTATATAgtgttatgttattttaaaatatttttaattatttgatcaaaggatatttattgttaattatttttttaatatctcttaaaaataagcagtttataaaaaaattgtgtgattgtattttaaaaccatattataaaagtaaaacataatttatagatttttttactataattgaaatatattatagtcaactaaatatatggaaaataaataaaacatttcaataatactaattaaaaactatttttagttaattaatcatatatccttttattttaattaattatttttgtaatcatctaagaaactagatagatatataaaaattatttcaattactttgtaaatatatttttttgtattttttaaatttattttttaaaagaaataatatttattttctaatattaagATTATGTGTGTGAATGttgttttatgaaatcacattatatgcaaatatatatttttatctaagaaaatatatatataaagaattatttattacaatttattatttttattcatcttTATTCTCTAAGGCGATGGTGACGGCGACTTTTTGAATTTAGGGTTGATGGTGATTTTCGATTGGGATCCGGGCGTTAATGGGAATCGACTGGATCTTTATCATTATGATAAGATTGGAGGAGGATGGAATCACAAGGAAGAATTGGAATCAAGGGTTCTCGAAGGAAAACACGGTTTTGACGGGATTCAAAATAGGAGGGGGCTACAATGGGCTGAGATTTTCACACGATCTGAGGAGGAGATCTGGTTTACGGAGTATCAATTACGAGATCTGCGAGGGTTACTTTGTGGGAAAGGAGGGAGCGATGAAGACCGGTGAGGTAGCACGGAAACGTTTGAAGATATCAGTTCCTCACTTCGATAATTCAGAATTGATCAAGAGTTATGCGTTGACGTTGGTGGGGAGATGTATGAATCCGGACGAGCAAGAAATCAATTCGCTTCTAGTGATGCTTCCGAAGATCTGGAAGGTGGAAGAGAGGGTGACTGGTGCTGACTTGGGAATGGGGAAATTTCAGTTTCACTTTGAGAAGGAGGAAGACATTGAGACGGTGTTGGAGATGCAGCCATATCACTTTGATTTTTGGATGCTCTCCTTAGCAAGATGGCAGCCACGGATGCCAAAGAATTTCCCATCGGAGATTCCGTTTTGGATCAAGGTGGAGGGTGTTCCGCTTGAGTTCTGGTCTACGGCAACGTTTCAGAGTATCGGAGATGCCATCGGGGAGACAACAGACGTGGATTTGGATTATGGCAAGATGAGAGTTGTGATTGATGGCGCTAAGGAGTTGTGTTTTGATACTACGGTAGATTTCAAGGGTGGAGAATTCTATGAAGAGGAGGAGGCTCCGGTTCTGCTAAAGTATGAGAAGTTGTTTGGGTTCTGTAAGCTTTGCTTCAAATTGTGTCATGATGAGGATATTTGTCCCTTGAATCCAAACCCAGTCAAGAAGAAGGAAGCAAAGGCTGACTTGGAAAGCAGGAAGGAGGATCGGGCAAGGAGCTACAAAGGAGTGGTGATTAATGGGGATGGGAGCAATCAAGAGAATCTCAAGGACCAGAGAGGTTACCATGGGAAAGGAAAAGGTAAAATGTATGAAGAACCAGAGAATCAATGGGTCAAGGTTCCGGAGAGAGGAAGCAAGAGGCCTTCTACCTATCGAAACGGTAGCAGAGGTGAGGAGGAAAAATCAAGGTACAGGAACTCTCGCTGGGAGCAGCCGCGGCATCATATGCAAGAGGATAGAAATCGGTATCAACGTGATGCAAGGAGGGCCAGAAACCATATTGATGGTGAACGTGGAGAGCCAAGAGAGGAAGGAGAGGTTGGAGGAGTAGCGAGAGTTCAGAGGGGTTTAAGGAATGTGGAGAAGCCAACTTTGAGCCTTGTGACTCAGGTGGCTACGCGAGAATCAAATGGGAAAACCAATTCTATTGATGCAAGTGCAATAGCTATGGAGAAGGAAGGTGAACTAGTGGAGAAGATGGAGACTAGCAAGATGGTAACTAGTCTGGACAAGACTGAGGAAGTGATGGGTCATGGAGTTGGCGATGATGTCACAGAAACAATGAAGTTTAATGGATCTGAGATAGATGTGAAGGGCAAGGAAGAGGCTACGGCTGATGAGGATGAATTTCAGGCGCTCACAGATGGGGAGGTGGAAACGGTCCAAGAGGATACGAGGGATCCTATGGACGTGGAGAATGAGCAGGGGGGGATTGGTGATCAGCGTGTTCAAGCAGAGGATGATGAAAAGAAGAAAGGAACACGTAAGGCGTTGTTCAAGAAAACAACAGCGATCGCAGTGGGGACTTCTAAGATGAGGTTCGTCCAGGCAGTGCTTTCACCA
The sequence above is drawn from the Brassica napus cultivar Da-Ae chromosome A8, Da-Ae, whole genome shotgun sequence genome and encodes:
- the LOC106360712 gene encoding asparagine--tRNA ligase, chloroplastic/mitochondrial, encoding MAAKFLPATTLRLTPFSTLRFLSFFPSSYSLFSPLSRPISEGFPANARRRCFCTAVTESAGSGEGKKVDNSYENRFGSRVGEFRRKLKIAEVKGGADQGLGRVGQSLSIMGWVRTLRSQSSVTFIEINDGSCLSNLQCVMNPDAEGYDQVESGSVLTGASISVQGTIVASQGTKQKVELKVEKIIVVGKCDSSYPIQKKRVSREFLRTKAHLRPRTNTFGAVARVRNALAYATHKFFQESGFVWVASPIITASDCEGAGEQFCVTTLIPSSHETTDSSIDAIPKTKGGLVDWSQDFFGKPAFLTVSGQLNGETYATALSDVYTFGPTFRAENSNTSRHLAEFWMIEPELAFADLNDDMACATAYLQYVVKYVLDNCKEDMEFFDTWIEKGIIHRLSEVVEKEFLQLGYTDAIELLLKANKKFEYPVKWGLDLQSEHERYITEEAFGGRPVIIRDYPKEIKAFYMRENDDGKTVAAMDMLVPRIGELIGGSQREERLEVLEARLDELKLDKESYWWYLDLRRYGSVPHAGFGLGFERLVQFATGIDNIRDVIPFPRSPGSADF